The DNA region GCTGAAATTATCGGATTTCGGCATTAGATCAGATTCAGCTTACGAGACATTTTAATTCATGGAACATCGTTATACATTAAACTAATCTGTGCATTTATTGATTTTTGCATATATGCGAAGAAAACGTTCTATACACATCAACATGGAAAAGGCACATATAGAGCATTGATTTGTACGAATTCCGCCTCCAATCCACACTTACCAATTGTTGATTGAACGTATACACGAAATGTGCTAGGTTTAAGATACTCCAAATCAAATACGAGACGATCGATTTTACACTATTAGACATAAGGTGATTATTTTGTAACTTAAGTATTGCAACTAATAAAAAGTTACGAGAGATTAAAGTTGATGAGCGACTCACCAATTCAGGAGTGGGTTGACTCACTGCTTTTTCGCCAGTTGTGTCTCGACCAGGCCGAGTCATCTTCAGGAAACCGCTAGTGCGCACAGAAATGCTCTTCGGAAGCGTGACTCTCTCAATACTCCTCCGCTCGACACGATTGTGTTCGGCGAGAGGCTGAGTCAGGCTCAGATGAGCGGCGCGCGGCGCGGCGGCCGAGGGAGAAGCGACGTTCAGGCGGTTGAAATCAGATAAGAGGCGATCGCGCGAGAATAGCAAGGCAATGCGGTGCGTCAGATCCGCATTGGAGAGGCGGAGAGACTCGTTGTCGCGGCGGAGCGCGTCGGCCTCCTCGATCGAGTCGTGGAGCTGAGCGAGACAGAGCGTGTAGCGATTGTAGAGCTGCTGATACTCGACGACGCAGCTGGCGTCCTGGAGGCGGCGATCGGCGTCGTCGCCGCCGTCGAAGGAGGCGGTGTCGGAGGTGGTGCTGGACGAGTGATTCTGGAAAAGCGAGGAGTAGAAGGAGGCGTCGGAGTTCACGTAGGTCGGCGACGTCGGGGGAAGGAACGGATTGGTGAAAGAGAATAGCAGCGACGCCGCCGCTGATTTatcggcggcggaggaggtgaGAAGAGAATCGTATGAAACATCCTCTCTCTGCATTTTGAATTAAGATTGAGAAAGGGGAGAAGAGGATTGAAACTGTAGAGGAACAGAATGCAGTTAAGCAGAAATATAAAGCAGGGAAGGGAAATATTCGTGTGTGCGTGGGTGTAGGGGGGTGTGTTGCGTGGAATTGAATTTTTGGCGGCGAAAACTTGCGGTTATGTCATCCACAATGCTGCcactaaaccgtcccttaaattactatttacgGGTCCCAttatacttttttacttcatcccttaactaagggac from Salvia splendens isolate huo1 chromosome 9, SspV2, whole genome shotgun sequence includes:
- the LOC121746734 gene encoding zinc finger CCCH domain-containing protein 9-like codes for the protein MQREDVSYDSLLTSSAADKSAAASLLFSFTNPFLPPTSPTYVNSDASFYSSLFQNHSSSTTSDTASFDGGDDADRRLQDASCVVEYQQLYNRYTLCLAQLHDSIEEADALRRDNESLRLSNADLTHRIALLFSRDRLLSDFNRLNVASPSAAAPRAAHLSLTQPLAEHNRVERRSIERVTLPKSISVRTSGFLKMTRPGRDTTGEKAVSQPTPELREQQRVYVGGSTAENVEELDVYNQGMTKTELCNKWQETGACPYGENCQFAHGINELRPVIRHPRYKTEVCRMVLAGDVCPYGHRCHFRHSLTEEERLMVAPPR